The stretch of DNA GAGCAGGGAAGAAAGAGGAGAAGGTGGCTTAAAGGCTCGGCTATTTCGCTCGGGAAGAAAGAGAAGGTGGTGGCTTAACGGCTGTATTTTCGGTCGGGGCCCAGAAGGAGCCTGCTGAACGATGAAGCTGCTGGACTTTCCTCTTCTTGTGTTGGCTGTATCGTTTGTCGTTCTGCTCATTGCGGCCTGGACCGGCGACCTCCTTCGCAAGAGAGTTCGCCCCGTTCAGGACGAAGAGCGGGATGATTACGGCGTTGTGCTGGGCGCGACGCTGACCCTGCTGGGACTCCTGATCGGTTTTAGTTTCTCCATGGCCGTTAGCCGCTACGATCTGCGCAAGAATTACGAGGAGCAAGAAGCCAACGCCATTGGTACTGAGTATGCGCGGGCCGACCTGCTGCCTGCCGAGGATGCATCGAGAGTGCGCGAACTGCTGAAGAAGTATCTCGATCAGCGCATCTTGTTCTACACCACTCGCAATCCGCAAAAGCTGGAGAAGATCAATTCAGATACAGCCCAACTTCAGAAAGAGCTGTGGTCGGCCGTGCAGTCGCGAACCGCGCAGCCTACGCCGCTGGTTGCTCTTGCCGTTTCCGGTATGAATGACGTGTTGAACTCGCAGGGATACACGCAGGCCGCATGGTGGAATCGCATTCCTTTCCCCGCGTGGGGATTGATGGTGACAATCGCCTTCTGCTGCAACCTGCTGATCGGATACGGCGCGCGGCGGCGCGAATCGCGGATATTTCTGATCCTGCCCTTTGCCGTGTCCATCGCTTTTTGCCTGATCGCTGACATTGATAGCCCGCATGCGGGTGCTATTCGCGTAGCTGCTCACAATCTCTCGAGTCTGGCTCAAGCGCTACAGTCGCAATAGGGTTGAGTGAAATGAAAAGCGCGCCACACCTTGTAACGATCGCAGGCTTCAGCCTGTGTTTATGGACATCACTGGCAATTCTGACAGTCGTCCCCGATGGCAACCGGGCGGATAGTTAGTGGTCACCACGAATTCGTCCGATCACCAGATTTGACGATTGAACATAGGAGAAAGAGCTATGACTCACTACAACAGGCTCAGAGTTGCATATGGTTCCGTCCTTGCGATCGCGTTTGCACTCGGCACATCGGCCTTTGCCGACACGGTAAAGGTGGAAGGCCTGATCAAATTACGGAACGGCAACGCCATGCTCGTGCAGACCTCTGATAGCACAAACGTGACTGTGCTGTTGAACGATGACACAGCGGTGAGCCGGCCCGAGGGTGCGCTTAAGGTCCGCAGCAAAGAAATGCCGATGACCGATCTCATTCCGGGTCTTGCCGTGAAGGTACAGGGGAACTACAACGAGCAACATCAACTGGTAGCAACCTCAATCAAGTTCAAGAGCAGTGACCTGAAACGGGCCCAATCCATTCAGGCCGGCCTGCATGAATCTCAGGAGGCGCTGAAGAAGCAGCAGGAGGAGCTCAAAGCGCATAATGAAGCTTTGCAGGCCCAGCAGAGCCAGTTAGCTGAGCAAAAGGCCAAGATCGCCGCTAACAAGAAGGCAATCGAAGAAGCCGTGGCGCGCTTTGGCCAGCTTGATGACTACTACATCTTTGACGAGGTAACGGTTTACTTTGGCAACGGCAAGATAAAAGTCGATCCCAAGTATGTGCCCCAATTGCTGGCGCTGGCGGACAAAGCCAGGAACGTTGAAGGCTATATGATCGAAGTCACCGGCCATGCCTCTTCCCAGGGTAGCGTTGCCGTGAACCAGCGCCTGAGTGAAGACCGCGCGGAGAATGTAACGAACATCCTGCTTCAGCAGGGCCACGTTCCCCTGACCAGAATGCTGGCACCGGGCGCTATGGGCGAAAGTCATCAAGCGGGCAACGATAAAACCGCAGCAGGTCAGGCTGCGAGTCGCCGTGTGGTCGTGCGTGTTCTGCAGAACAAAGCAATTGCCGGTCTGTAACTCGTCCATGGCCCGGCCCGGAAAGTTGGCGGTGCACAAGGAGAATGTGCTTCCTAAACAAGCTCGCGTTGTCGGCGGCGTTGGCAATCTTCACCGCGCATCTTCTTTGTGCTCAAACATTCGCTCCGCGGGCTTACATGGTTACGCCCCTGGAATCCAACGCTTTCACTGTGACTACAAGTCTGTACCACGGCGGCATTCTCTTTGACGATAGCTCTCCCCTCACTGATGCCAGCGGTACCATCTCGATTAACGTTTCTTCCTACTATCGCTCGCTGAGCTTCTTTGGGCGCTCGGCTAACGTCACCGTCGGATTGCCGTATGTAGTGGGCAGCCTCCAGGCACTGGTCGTTGACCAGAGACAAAAGACCTACCGCTCAGGCCTGGGCGATGGCGTGGTTCGCTTTTCCGTGAATCTGATGGGCGGCCCGGCCATGACACTGCCGCAGTTCATGAAATGGAAGCAGAAGCGGCTGCTGGGCGCAAGCTTTATCGTGCAGACACCCACGGGAAAGTATGACCCGCATCTGCTCATCAACATCGGCAATAACCGGTGGGCGTTCCGCCCGGAGCTTGGCTATTCGGAACGCCACGGCAAGTGGCTGGTTGATGTCTATGGCGGTGTCTGGTTTTTTACCCACAACCCGGAGTTCTTCTCCCACAACAGCTTTGTGTCCGGCACGCAGTCGAAAACGCAGGAATCCATCGAGGTAGCGGAAGGACATCTGAGTTATGACTTCAAACCGCGGCTCTGGCTATCGCTGGACGGTAACTACTGGTACGGTGGCAGAAGCAGTCTCAACGGCGTGCAGAACCCTGACACGCTGCAAAGAAACTCCCGCGTCGGAGCGACGACTGCGATCCCAATTACCCAGCACCAGACGCTTAAGTTCAGTTACGACCGGGGCGCGAGCATTAGATTCGGCGGAAACTATCAGGCCGTGCAGATGGCCTGGCAATATGGATGGATCGGCGGCTGGTTGCCGAAGTGATTAAGCTTTTACGACTTGGTGGATGCCGCATGAATTGCAATGCGCACGATGCTAAATTTAAGGCGCCCACGGCGCTGGGAGGCAAGAGAGATGAACAAGTGGCATAAGTATCCAACGATCTATGAAATCGATACCTGGGTCTGGCTTTCTGATCTCAAAATGAGAGCTGGACTATCAATCGACTTGAGCTCGGTGCCCGCGGTGGAGTGGGACGCCATTGCCGATTACGGTTTTGACGCGGTGTGGCTCATGGGCGTTTGGGAGCGTAGTCCTGCCGGCATCGCAGTAGCCAAGCAGAACGCAAACCTGCTGACTGATTTCCGTAAGGCGCTTCCGGACTTTCGTTCGCAGGATAATGTGGGATCGCCTTATTGCGTCCGGCGCTATGTGGTTGACGAACATTTTGGCGGCCCCGCGGGTCTCGCTATCGCCCGCAAGGAACTCGCCAAGCGGGGCATGAACCTCATTCTGGATTTTGTGCCGAACCATGTCGCTCCGGACCATCCGTGGGTCACCGAGCATCCCGAGTACTTTGTGTGCGGGAATGCTGACGATGTGAAGAGAGATCCGGCATCCTTTCTTGATGTGGGAGGAAATGTCTTTGCCTGCGGACGCGACCCCTTCTTTCCCGCGTGGCCAGACGTGCTGCAGCTCAATGCTTTTCAACTGGGACTGCGGAAGGCCGTGATTGAAACCATCGGAAGCATCGCCTCACAGTGCGATGGCGTCCGTTGCGACATGTCAATGCTTCTGCTGAATTCGGTGTTCGAGCGTACGTGGGGCGTCCGCGCGGGCCAGCCGCCCGCAACCGAGTATTGGGTTGATGTGATTCCCGCTATTAAGAAAGCGCATCCCGACTTTCTTTTCATCGCCGAAGCTTATTGGGACCTGGAGTGGGAGCTGCAACAAAAGGGCTTCGATTTCTGCTATGACAAAAAACTCTATGACCGGCTGGAACACGGCAACGCGGAAAGCATTCGCTCTCATCTGCGTGCCGATCCTGCTTACCAGCAGAAGCTGCTCCTGTTCATTGAAAACCACGACGAGCCGCGAGCCGCAGCAACATTCTCACCGGCCAAGGAACGGGTCGCTGCCGTAACCATGGCCACTCTTCCTGGAGCGAGACTGTTCCATGAAGGGCAGTTCGAAGGACGAAAAGTAAGGCCGCCGGTTTTTCTGGGCCGCCGCCCGCATGAACCCGCGGATACGGGACTGCAGTCCTTCTACAAAACGCTTTCGAAAGCCATCGACAACCCGGTATTTCGCGATGGTCAATGGAAGCTCTGTGAGTGCACCGGCTGGCCTGATAATCCAAGCTTCCAAAATCTACTGGCCTGGTGCTGGCTCAAGGGTGAAGATCGGTATCTGGTCGTAATCAATTTTAGTGACAGTACCGTGCAGGCCCGTGTGCGAATACCCTGGGACGATGTTCAAGGCAAGACGTGGCGCTTGAGTGATGCCTTGGCCGGCGTGAACTATGACCGTGAAGGAGATGAGATGCAGTCCTCCGGGCTTTATGTAGAACTTGGTCCATGGAACTGTAATCTCTTCCGGTATGGTCGAGCGCAGGCGAAAGAGGAACCCAAAAAACCCAGACTGGAACTGGCGGCCAGCCGTTCCTGAAGGAGGGATGAGCTCAGCAAAACAAATTCCGGGGCTTTCGCACTTTGAACTATCACGTGTGAACATGGAATTCGTCTTGCCAGGGTTGCGCCATACAAGGAATCCATAATTGCCCACAAGGACTTCGGTCGTGTCATGTGGTGGTGCGGGCACTTTCAATCTACTTTTGATGGAGGCCCTACTCTTTCGCCTGACCTGCTTAAACGATCAGGCGAATTCGGTGCTGAATTGCTGATTGACAACTGATGTTTGTATTTTCAAGGGAGCGCCCTGAAAAACGCCCCCTATTGCGCTGAGTCGTCGACTTCCTGTTCTCAAGGTGTTATCTTCGCCACCCATCCGTCAGTCGCCTGTTTTTTGGTCCGGGAGAATGCGCCGGGTGTG from Terriglobia bacterium encodes:
- a CDS encoding alpha-amylase; the protein is MNKWHKYPTIYEIDTWVWLSDLKMRAGLSIDLSSVPAVEWDAIADYGFDAVWLMGVWERSPAGIAVAKQNANLLTDFRKALPDFRSQDNVGSPYCVRRYVVDEHFGGPAGLAIARKELAKRGMNLILDFVPNHVAPDHPWVTEHPEYFVCGNADDVKRDPASFLDVGGNVFACGRDPFFPAWPDVLQLNAFQLGLRKAVIETIGSIASQCDGVRCDMSMLLLNSVFERTWGVRAGQPPATEYWVDVIPAIKKAHPDFLFIAEAYWDLEWELQQKGFDFCYDKKLYDRLEHGNAESIRSHLRADPAYQQKLLLFIENHDEPRAAATFSPAKERVAAVTMATLPGARLFHEGQFEGRKVRPPVFLGRRPHEPADTGLQSFYKTLSKAIDNPVFRDGQWKLCECTGWPDNPSFQNLLAWCWLKGEDRYLVVINFSDSTVQARVRIPWDDVQGKTWRLSDALAGVNYDREGDEMQSSGLYVELGPWNCNLFRYGRAQAKEEPKKPRLELAASRS
- a CDS encoding OmpA family protein; the encoded protein is MTHYNRLRVAYGSVLAIAFALGTSAFADTVKVEGLIKLRNGNAMLVQTSDSTNVTVLLNDDTAVSRPEGALKVRSKEMPMTDLIPGLAVKVQGNYNEQHQLVATSIKFKSSDLKRAQSIQAGLHESQEALKKQQEELKAHNEALQAQQSQLAEQKAKIAANKKAIEEAVARFGQLDDYYIFDEVTVYFGNGKIKVDPKYVPQLLALADKARNVEGYMIEVTGHASSQGSVAVNQRLSEDRAENVTNILLQQGHVPLTRMLAPGAMGESHQAGNDKTAAGQAASRRVVVRVLQNKAIAGL
- a CDS encoding transporter is translated as MCFLNKLALSAALAIFTAHLLCAQTFAPRAYMVTPLESNAFTVTTSLYHGGILFDDSSPLTDASGTISINVSSYYRSLSFFGRSANVTVGLPYVVGSLQALVVDQRQKTYRSGLGDGVVRFSVNLMGGPAMTLPQFMKWKQKRLLGASFIVQTPTGKYDPHLLINIGNNRWAFRPELGYSERHGKWLVDVYGGVWFFTHNPEFFSHNSFVSGTQSKTQESIEVAEGHLSYDFKPRLWLSLDGNYWYGGRSSLNGVQNPDTLQRNSRVGATTAIPITQHQTLKFSYDRGASIRFGGNYQAVQMAWQYGWIGGWLPK